In the genome of bacterium HR34, the window TCTTCTCATGAGGTTGCGCTTGGTTATAAAAAGGTAAAGGATAAATCAATTTATGTGAAGTTTGAAATTAAAGATAAAGAGTTTGCTAAAAAATTAGGTTTTCAAGAAGAAAAAATTTACTTAATTATTTGGACAACCACTCCGTGGACCTTGCCGGCAAACGTGCTGGTCGCCGGAAATAAAAATATAAAATACGTTGCCGTAAAAGTTGGCAACGAAGTTTATATTTTAAGCAAAAAAGCAAAAGATAGCATTTTTCCAGATATTAGCGACGAGAAAGAGATTGATTCAAAAAATTTATATAACTTAGAGTACAAACCTCCTTATAATGTTTTGGAAAGTTTTAATGTTAAACCAAAAAGATCACATTATGTTGTTTTTGCTGATTATGTAAGCGATGAGGATGGTTCTGGTTTTGTGCACATAGCGCCGGCATTTGGGCAGGAAGATATGGATGTGGTTGAAAAAGAAAACAAAAAAAATAAAGTTAATTTGCCTGTTTTAATTACGCTTGAAGACGATGGTGCTTTCAAGAAAATAAAAGGGTTAGAATTTATTGAGGGAAAATTTGTAAAAGAAGCAGATCCCTTAATTGTGCAGGATTTACAAAACAAAAAACTTTTATTGAAAGAACAGGTGATAGAGCATGAGTACCCTTTTTGTTGGAGGTGCAAAAGCCCTTTGCTGTATTTTGCTAGAGATTCTTGGTTTGTAAAGACAACTTTAATAAAAGATAAAATAATAAAAAACAACAAAACCATAAGTTGGGTACCAACTCACTTGAAGGAAGGGAGATTTGGAGAGTGGCTAAAAGATCTTAAAGATTGGGCTATCTCAAGAGAAAGATATTGGGGTACTCCTTTACCAATATGGATATGCGAAAAATGCGGCAATCAAAAGGTTTTATCAAGTAAAAGTGATATTGAAAAACAAAAATTTACAACGAATACCTTTTATATTTTAAGGCATGGCCAGTCCCTTAGAAATGTTTATAATTTTGTTTCATGCTGGCCGGAAGTAAGAAAATCTCCTTTAACAAAAGAGGGTATAGCGCAGGCTAAAGAAGCAGGAAAAAAATTAAAAGGGAAAATTGATATTATTTTCACCTCTGATTTAGAAAGGACAATGCAAACTGCTCAAATAGTTGCTGAAGAAACAGGCTGCAAAGTTTTGCTGGCGAAAGAATTAAGAGAGGTAAATGAGGGCATATTTAACGGCAAAAAAACAATAGAAGTTTTTAGGTATTTTACCAAAAAATACGGTAAAGAATTGTCAAAAGAAGAATATTATCTAATGAGGTTTAGAGAAAAGGTACCAGGAGGTGAGAGTTTGTCAGAGTTACAAAAAAGAGTTTTAAGTTTTATAAAGCGCATAAACAAAAAATATAAAAACAAAAGAATACTTCTTGTTTCTCATGAGTTGCCTTTAACAATTTTGGAATGTTCAATGAAGGGAATGAGTCCTATTGAAATAATTAAATTTAGAGAAAAGAAAATGATAAAAACAGCCGAAGTTAGAAAAATAGATTTTAAGATACTTCCATATAATGATAATTCTGAAATTGATTTTCACCGTCCGTATATAGATGAGGTTGAGTTTTTGTGTGATAATTGTTCTTCTTTAATGAAAAGAGTTCCTGATGTTTTGGATTGTTGGTTTGATAGCGGTTCTATGCCATTCGCTCAGTGGCACTACCCTTTTGAAAATAAAGATTTAATAGACAAAAGAAAACAGTTCCCAGCAGATTATATTTCAGAGGCGATAGATCAAACAAGAGGATGGTTTTATACTCTTTTGGCTGTGTCAACATTTTTGAAAGGCGTGGCTCCTTACAAAAATGTTGTTTCTTTGGGGCACGTTTTAGATGAGAAGGGAGAAAAAATGTCAAAATCAAAAGGTAATGTTGTTGATCCTTGGCAAATGGCTCAAAAATATACAATTGATTCTGTTAGGTGGTATTTTTTTACAGTTAATCAGCCGGGAGAACCAAAACTTTTTTCGGAAAAAGCATTGGAGGCGGTTTACAAAAAATTTATTTTAACAACTTTTAATGTAATTAATTTTTTAAAGCTTTACTCAAACGAAAAAGTAAAAATTCAAACTAATTTTTCTAAAAATAACAACATTCTTGATAAATGGATTTTATCGAAAATTAATTCTTTAACTTTTGAGGTTACAAAAGATTTGGAAAGTTATAAAATAGTCGATGCTGCAAGAAAAATAGAAAATTTTGTTGTGGACGATTTATCTCAATGGTATGTTAGAAGATCTCGCGACAGATTTAGGGAAAGCGGAAGTGACTTTAATACTGCTTTTTCTGTTTTATTTTTGGTTTTAAAGAAGTTATCTATTGTTATGGCGCCTTTCGTTCCGTTTTTAGGAGAATATGTTTATCAACAGTTAAAAAATATAAACGAAAAAGGTTTTAAAGAAAGTGTGCACTTGGAAAATTACTTTAAGCCGAATAGGAAACTCATAAACAAAAAACTTGAGTTGAATATGGAGAAAATAAGAGAATTGGTAAATGTTGGTTTGAATTTAAGACAAAAAGCAAAAATAAAAGTAAGGCAACCACTTTTGGAAATTTATTTACACGAGTCATTGAGGAAAATCGTAGACAAAGATATGCAAGAAATTCTGAAAGGAGAACTTAATGTTAAGAGGATAGTGTTTTTTAAAGATAGAAATGAGATCAAAAAAGATAAAGTTACCGAGAGCGACGAGAATAAAGATATTCTATTGAATATTGAAATAACACCTGAGCTTCAAAATGAAGGCGAGATTAGGGAGTTTGTTAGGAATATTCAGAATATAAGAAAGAAAATGGCTTTGATTCCAAAGGACTTAATAATAATTGAAGTTTCTGGAGACGAAAAGAGCAAAGAGTTTATAGAAATGAACAAAGAGGTTTTGAAGGAAGTTTTGAAGGCAAAGGATTTAGTGTTTTATGACAATTTAACAGGAAAATATGATACAATATCAATTGGAGATAAAAAGTTTAATATTAAAATTAAATTAGTATAAAATATGCCATTACAAAATTGGTCAACACCTTTAAAATTATATCATTTGAAAAAAATTATAGAAGAGGCAAAAAGCAAATTTGTTATATCGTATGGAGATAAAAAAAAGTTTATTAACTTTATAGAAGATAAAATAAAAAGTAAGGGTAAAAATTATTTGAGTGAAGATATTGTAAAAGATTTGAGGGATGATATAAGAGATTGGGAGGAGAATAAAAAAACATATAATAAATATTTAAAATTTTTTGATGAGTTGTTAAGTAAGTTGTAGTGGTTATGTATTTCACTTATAAAACAAAAGCTTTTATATTGCATCAAGAAGATTCTGGAGAAGCAGATAGAATTTTAAGTTTGTATACAAAAGATTATGGTTTAATTGAAGTTGTTGCTAAAGGAGAGAGAAAATTAACATCGAAATTAAGAGCGTTTTTGCAGCCTTTTTCTTTGTGTGATGTTGAATTTGTGCAAGGAAAAAACGCAAAAACTGTAATTGACTCTCAGGTTATAGAAGATTTTTATTTTGTGAAAAAAAATTTGCAAAAACTTGTTTGCGCCACAAATATATCGAATATTATATTAAAAACAATAACAGATTCACAAAAAGATGATAATGTTTGGTCTTTGATTTTGATTGCTTTTAGTTTATTAGATAAAATAAACAGCGAAACCGATATAAAAATTCTTTATTATTTTTTCGTTATTAAATTTTTGTCTTTAACAGGTTATCACATAGATATTTTTAAGTGTTCTGTTTGCGGAGGAAAATTATCAAAAGAATGTTATCTTTCTTTTTTTGACAAAAATGTTGTTTGCTTTAATTGTAGAAAGTCGTCAAAAGATAATGTTAAAATAGATTTTGAAACAATGATAGTGTTAAAATATATTTTAAGATCTCAAATTCAAGCGCTTTTAGGATTGCCCTTAAATGAAAATCATTTTAAAAAATTAGATTTAATATCAAAGCAATACATTGAAATATGAAACTTAAAAAACTTATTTTAAAAATTTTTATAATTGGTATAGTTGGGGTAATTGGTTTTGCTTTTTATATTTTACAAACCCAAACATTTTCAAAAGATGAAGTTTTTCTTGAAATTTTAGCGCCAGAAAAAGTTGAGGCAGGAGACCAGATAAATTTTATAGTCAAAATTGAAAACAAAGGAACTACAAGGTTGGATGATGCTTTTTTAA includes:
- the recO gene encoding DNA repair protein RecO; protein product: MYFTYKTKAFILHQEDSGEADRILSLYTKDYGLIEVVAKGERKLTSKLRAFLQPFSLCDVEFVQGKNAKTVIDSQVIEDFYFVKKNLQKLVCATNISNIILKTITDSQKDDNVWSLILIAFSLLDKINSETDIKILYYFFVIKFLSLTGYHIDIFKCSVCGGKLSKECYLSFFDKNVVCFNCRKSSKDNVKIDFETMIVLKYILRSQIQALLGLPLNENHFKKLDLISKQYIEI
- the ileS gene encoding Isoleucine--tRNA ligase — encoded protein: MFTNEIELQILKFWKDKDIFKKSLRKNKGRKNFVFYEGPPTANGKPGIHHILARSFKDVICRFKTMKGFYVLRRGGWDTHGLPVELEVEKKLGLENKRDIERFGIKKFNEMCRQSVWEYKTEWEKLTERMAYWIDLENAYITYDPNYIESVWYILSFLYKKGYLQKGYKVLPYCPRCGTPLSSHEVALGYKKVKDKSIYVKFEIKDKEFAKKLGFQEEKIYLIIWTTTPWTLPANVLVAGNKNIKYVAVKVGNEVYILSKKAKDSIFPDISDEKEIDSKNLYNLEYKPPYNVLESFNVKPKRSHYVVFADYVSDEDGSGFVHIAPAFGQEDMDVVEKENKKNKVNLPVLITLEDDGAFKKIKGLEFIEGKFVKEADPLIVQDLQNKKLLLKEQVIEHEYPFCWRCKSPLLYFARDSWFVKTTLIKDKIIKNNKTISWVPTHLKEGRFGEWLKDLKDWAISRERYWGTPLPIWICEKCGNQKVLSSKSDIEKQKFTTNTFYILRHGQSLRNVYNFVSCWPEVRKSPLTKEGIAQAKEAGKKLKGKIDIIFTSDLERTMQTAQIVAEETGCKVLLAKELREVNEGIFNGKKTIEVFRYFTKKYGKELSKEEYYLMRFREKVPGGESLSELQKRVLSFIKRINKKYKNKRILLVSHELPLTILECSMKGMSPIEIIKFREKKMIKTAEVRKIDFKILPYNDNSEIDFHRPYIDEVEFLCDNCSSLMKRVPDVLDCWFDSGSMPFAQWHYPFENKDLIDKRKQFPADYISEAIDQTRGWFYTLLAVSTFLKGVAPYKNVVSLGHVLDEKGEKMSKSKGNVVDPWQMAQKYTIDSVRWYFFTVNQPGEPKLFSEKALEAVYKKFILTTFNVINFLKLYSNEKVKIQTNFSKNNNILDKWILSKINSLTFEVTKDLESYKIVDAARKIENFVVDDLSQWYVRRSRDRFRESGSDFNTAFSVLFLVLKKLSIVMAPFVPFLGEYVYQQLKNINEKGFKESVHLENYFKPNRKLINKKLELNMEKIRELVNVGLNLRQKAKIKVRQPLLEIYLHESLRKIVDKDMQEILKGELNVKRIVFFKDRNEIKKDKVTESDENKDILLNIEITPELQNEGEIREFVRNIQNIRKKMALIPKDLIIIEVSGDEKSKEFIEMNKEVLKEVLKAKDLVFYDNLTGKYDTISIGDKKFNIKIKLV